In one window of Drosophila innubila isolate TH190305 chromosome 2L unlocalized genomic scaffold, UK_Dinn_1.0 4_B_2L, whole genome shotgun sequence DNA:
- the LOC117781148 gene encoding uncharacterized protein LOC117781148 — protein MKLFALCSLLAVLLLAESVRCMPQTRDGAAYTNEAIRQAQQTLLIPKDAQIQNVQEGIELGAYEQIPGNQRINLFDILGDTVPSEVINNLQSQVDQIGRN, from the coding sequence atgaaaCTCTTCGCGCTGTGTTCACTTCTGGCTGTTTTGCTGCTGGCCGAAAGCGTGCGTTGCATGCCACAGACACGTGATGGCGCCGCCTATACAAACGAGGCCATCCGACAGGCCCAGCAGACGCTACTCATTCCCAAGGATGCACAAATCCAGAATGTCCAGGAGGGCATCGAGCTGGGCGCTTACGAGCAAATTCCCGGCAATCAGCGCATCAATCTCTTTGATATCCTGGGCGATACTGTGCCCTCGGAGGTGATAAACAATCTGCAATCGCAGGTTGATCAAATTGGacgcaattaa
- the LOC117780008 gene encoding outer dense fiber protein 3-like protein 2 has translation MPRQSGPGPAAYTLPSTFGFEKCDARLRRGPQYSFGSKPAMPAFKKYGPGPADYQIGQITRFGNAKGLEFSMLRRGQLNKPNSVRYD, from the exons atgcctaGACAATCag GACCCGGGCCGGCTGCTTATACACTGCCCAGCACATTTGGGTTTGAGAAATGCGATGCCCGATTGCGTCGGGGACCACAGTATTCTTTTGGAAGTAAACCGGCTATGCCGGCTTTTAAGAAATATGGTCCAGGACCGGCTGATTATCAAATTGGGCAGATCACTCGATTTGGCAATGCGAAAGGACTTgaattttcaatgctaagACGAGGACAACTCAACAAGCCCAACTCTGTGCGTTATgattga
- the LOC117780007 gene encoding cell wall protein DAN4: MHTNATVRYVKPSQQLRLNLDFDISNQQSEPDIARKTNLQMSAKNCKNIQQRRGRRRRHAHRGGGGGGGGEDGGRGVFGGGFVGIFWSINLAILICLAHSTNAVPTDSGNSNNSNNNNNSSASSTVVMVAFTPSSITSSGGSSTESPLEQAQPQGQCLLDGLWVAETTVHCEKQTSCRAIQRTGHCCPDYKCDCEKDGKTYANGYKLVDPDTPCTVCYCKGGEIVCSSVTCFRRDDCMPKYVPGRCCPEYDNCPILDNNPSLGGETSSGASTTAKPAPIAPPAGFNWNITIKEITKPTEIRITDDNHKVKQTIPTRKVASTEGPTTAASTTTTTTSTAAAPTTTTTVAVESTAVTTVTTATTEPTATATTVVTTAATAATPTTDTPATPTSSSALSQDTNQKALPVNSSESLKLIASVAYNTLGPQQKPLVTYNADGLQPLAENDPSKVNIKREYTTEGAPTASVASGDALSLGLSSAFMQNGFRDALVDSGAAAAELEPDTAGSDNIYHIISTTEGPSSGGSTTTERQLSTDGPTASSEMSSTYGYENSTTEMGLSTEGLVAASSSESPVSSSTHTVHHMEEDEVPQVESNPAYPSLPEDDFSLRDVNFPLVELEDIVEAENKDEQRSIVSAFERDNKRTKQVTESTLDTSGSGNGSGSGDMELYQPLPSPSDHMLAQGSSISQVPLMYSAEDISAETRIQNVSELAKIRRSQSENETSGELESGSGNGSGSEELREPTTPKAIYVPVQDIDELGSGAGQAQSTAQDPKADAESLKLDESQEQTAGDNKATTRAEKSFVEQSEAGAGVEVGQRLDRLYLKRIY; the protein is encoded by the exons atgcACACAAATGCCACAGTGAGATATGTGAAGCCATCGCAGCAGCTGAGGCTTAATCTGGATTTCGATATTTCCAATCAACAGTCGGAACCCGATATTGCAAGGAAAACAAATCTGCAAATGTCtgcaaaaaattgcaaaaatattcaacaacgtcgaggacgacgacgacgacatgCCCacagaggaggaggaggaggaggaggaggagaagatGGCGGCAGAGGAGTATTTGGAGGTGgatttgttggcattttttgGTCCATCAATTTGGCCATTTTGATTTGCCTGGCACATAGTACGAATGCCG TGCCCACcgacagcggcaacagcaacaacagcaacaacaacaacaacagcagcgcaTCCTCCACTGTCGTCATGGTCGCGTTCACGCCGAGTAGCATCACTTCCAGTGGCGGCAGCAGCACCGAATCTCCGCTGGAGCAAGCACAGCCACAAG GCCAATGCCTCCTCGACGGCCTCTGGGTGGCCGAGACGACGGTGCATTGCGAGAAGCAGACAAGCTGCCGTGCCATCCAGCGTACAGGACACTGTTGTCCCGATTATAAATGCG ATTGCGAAAAGGATGGCAAAACTTATGCGAATGGTTATAAATTGGTTGATCCGGATACACCCTGCACCGTATGCTACTGCAAAG GTGGTGAGATTGTGTGCAGTTCCGTAACCTGTTTCCGGCGCGACGATTGCATGCCCAAATACGTGCCTGGACGCTGCTGTCCGGAGTATGACAATTGTCCAA TTCTCGACAACAATCCATCGTTGGGGGGCGAGACGAGCAGCGGGGCGTCCACAACCGCAAAACCAGCGCCTATTGCACCGCCGGCTGGATTCAATTGGAATATCACGATTAAGGAGATAACCAAGCCGACGGAAATACGCATCACGGATGACAACCATAAGGTGAAGCAGACAATTCCCACACGCAAAGTGGCCAGCACTGAGGGGCCAACCACAGCAgccagcacaacaacaacgacgacatcaacagcagcagcgccaacaacaacaacaacagttgcagtcGAGAGCACAGCAGTGACAACagtgacaacagcaacaacagagccaacagcaacagctacaacagttgttacgacagcagcaactgcagcaacgcCAACAACCGACACGCCAGCAACACCAACGTCTAGTTCAGCACTTAGCCAAGACACAAACCAAAAAGCACTTCCAGTCAACAGCAGCGAAAGCTTAAAGCTAATTGCCTCAGTGGCCTATAACACACTTGGGCCACAACAGAAGCCGCTGGTCACCTACAATGCCGACGGATTGCAGCCGCTGGCCGAGAATGATCCCAGCAAGGTGAACATTAAGAGGGAGTACACCACCGAGGGTGCACCAACGGCATCTGTGGCAAGTGGTGATGCACTATCCCTGGGACTAAGCTCCGCATTTATGCAGAATGGATTCCGTGATGCTCTCGTGGACAGTGGAGCTGCCGCGGCAGAGTTGGAGCCGGACACGGCGGGCAGTGATAATATTTACCACATTATATCCACCACAGAAGGACCAAGTAGTGGTGGCAGCACCACCACGGAGCGGCAACTGAGCACCGATGGACCCACTGCCAGTAGCGAGATGAGTTCCACTTATGGCTATGAAAACAGCACCACGGAGATGGGGTTGAGCACTGAGGGATTGGTGGCTGCCAGCAGCAGTGAATCTCCAGTTTCCAgctccacacacacagtgcATCATATGGAGGAGGATGAAGTGCCGCAGGTGGAGTCCAATCCTGCCTATCCATCGCTGCCCGAGGATGACTTCAGTCTACGCGATGTGAACTTTCCGCTGGTGGAACTAGAGGATATTGTGGAGGCGGAGAACAAGGATGAGCAGCGCAGCATTGTCAGCGCCTTTGAGCGGGACAACAAGCGCACCAAGCAGGTGACCGAGTCCACTCTGGACACGAGTGGCAGTGGAAACGGCAGTGGCAGTGGAGACATGGAACTCTATCAGCCCTTGCCCTCTCCCTCGGATCATATGCTGGCCCAGGGCTCCTCCATATCCCAAGTACCACTGATGTACAGTGCCGAGGACATTTCCGCAGAGACGCGCATTCAAAATGTCAGCGAGCTGGCCAAGATTAGGCGTAGTCAAAGTGAAAACGAGACCAGCGGAGAGTTGGAGAGTGGcagcggcaacggcagcggcaGTGAAGAATTGAGAGAGCCAACAACTCCCAAAGCCATCTATGTGCCAGTGCAAGACATTGATGAGCTCGGCTCTGGCGCTGGCCAGGCACAGAGTACGGCACAGGATCCCAAGGCAGATGCTGAGAGCCTCAAGCTGGATGAGAGCCAGGAGCAGACAGCTGGCGACAATAAGGCGACGACAAGAGCCGAAAAGAGTTTCGTGGAACAGAGTGAAGCGGGGGCGGGAGTAGAAGTGGGTCAACGACTAGATAGACTCTACCTGAAGCGAATATACTGA
- the LOC117779996 gene encoding ubiquitin-conjugating enzyme E2-24 kDa: MSSTPATASGAGSSATSSSVAATSSASSSSSNASNNQSTASGTPARGRGGANTNGGTTAGNAASGSNNSTATATSDEPRKDTKSTPRISKALGTSAKRIQKELAEITLDPPPNCSAGPKGDNLYEWVSTILGPPGSVYEGGVFFLDIHFSPEYPFKPPKVTFRTRIYHCNINSQGVICLDILKDNWSPALTISKVLLSICSLLTDCNPADPLVGSIATQYLQNREEHDRIARLWTKRYAT, translated from the exons ATGTCTTCAACTCCAGCAACGGCATCTGGTGCCGGCAGCAGTGCCACCAGTTCCAGCGTTGCAGCCACATCCAGCGCCAGCTCCTCCAGCAGCAATGCCTCCAACAATCAATCCACAGCATCCGGGACCCCAGCACGTGGACGTGGAGGTGCCAATACGAATGGCGGCACTACAGCCGGCAATGCTGCCTCCGGCAGTAACAATTCAACGGCGACGGCAACAAGTGATGAGCCGCGTAAGGATACGAAGTCAACGCCTAGAATATCCAAAGCACTGGGCACCTCGGCCAAGCGCATACAGAAGGAGTTGGCCGAAATCACATTGGATCCGCCGCCCAACTGCAGTGCCGGTCCCAAGGGGGACAATCTCTATGAATGGGTGTCCACCATATTGGGGCCACCTGGATCAGTGTATGAGGGTGGCGTCTTCTTTCTGGACATACACTTCTCGCCTGAGTATCCATTTAAACCGCCCAAAGTCACATTTCGCACACGCATCTATCACTGCAATATCAATAGCCAGGGTGTCATTTGTCTGGACATATTGAAGGACAATTGGTCGCCAGCGCTGACCATATCAAAAGTTTTACTCTCGATTTGTTCCCTGCTCACAGATTGTAATCCTG CTGATCCTTTGGTCGGCAGCATTGCTACGCAATATTTGCAGAATCGTGAGGAGCACGATAGAATTGCGCGTCTTTGGACAAAACG GTACGCAACATGA
- the LOC117779994 gene encoding ribosome biogenesis protein WDR12 homolog, whose amino-acid sequence MEAENGEGQVQVHLKTKQEHYAVPDVPYAIEGSVSTTELNIFLNALLQNKGVDGVDFDFLVFDEYLRGRLCDHLREKAISFEDAIEIEYVERFPAPEPQDCLLHDDWVSAVKACGKWILTGCYDNTINIWTKKGKHKLTIPGHTAPIKAVDWISLDDDNGRFVSTSQDQTAMIWQWNIDSNAVECISVCKGHERGVDSVCVSPDAQRFATGSWDTMLKVWSAELEDSGEGTSKRAKESGVRTPKMTLQGHRESISSVQWMDGSTLLTGSWDHTLKVWDLNLEGIKTEISTNKSIFDASYSKLNHLIVTASADKNLRLYDARTNQGSVVRNTYLGHNAWVQAVMWSTTEEFLFVSGAYDNQNKLWDCRSPKAPLYDLLGHGEKVLDIDWSNPKYIVSGGADNTVRVFKSKKADVENMETK is encoded by the exons ATGGAAGCAGAGAACGGCGAGGGGCAGGTGCAGGTGCACCTGAAAACCAAGCAAGAACA TTATGCTGTTCCGGATGTTCCATACGCCATCGAAGGCAGTGTGTCCACCACCGAGCTGAATATATTCCTCAATGCCTTGCTGCAGAATAAAGGCGTCGATGGCGTTGACTTTGACTTTCTTGTGTTCGACGAGTATCTGCGGGGAAGATTATGCGATCATTTGCGCGAGAAGGCAATCAGTTTTGAGGACGCCATTGAAATTGAGTATGTGGAGCGCTTTCCCGCACCAGAGCCACAGGATTGTTTGCTCCATGACGATTGGGTGTCGGCGGTGAAGGCATGTGGTAAATGGATCCTGACCGGTTGCTACGATAATACCATTAACATCTGGACCAAGAAGGGTAAACACAAGCTCACAATACCTGGTCACACGGCGCCCATCAAAGCCGTTGACTGGATATCGTTGGATGACGACAACGGACGCTTTGTGTCCACCTCACAGGACCAAACAGCGATGATATGGCAGTGGAACATTGACTCGAATGCCGTGGAATGCATTTCGGTATGCAAGGGCCATGAGCGTGGCGTTGACAGCGTCTGTGTGAGTCCAGATGCTCAACGCTTCGCCACCGGTTCCTGGGATACGATGCTGAAGGTGTGGTCTGCCGAACTGGAGGACAGCGGCGAGGGTACTTCAAAGCGTGCCAAGGAGAGCGGCGTTAGA ACGCCAAAAATGACACTGCAGGGTCATCGGGAGAGCATTTCATCTGTGCAGTGGATGGACGGCAGCACATTGCTTACTGGCAGCTGGGATCATACGCTCAAAGTGTGGGATCTTAATCTGGAGGGAATCAAGACGGAAATATCGACCAACAAGTCCATATTCGATGCCAGCTATTCCAAATTGAATCACCTCATTGTCACCGCATCGGCGGACAAGAATCTGCGCTTATATGACGCACGAACAAATC AGGGATCTGTGGTTCGTAATACCTACCTGGGCCACAATGCTTGGGTGCAAGCGGTTATGTGGTCGACTACCGAGGAGTTTCTGTTCGTTTCGGGAGCATACGATAATCAGAATAAGCTGTGGGACTGCAGGAGTCCTAAGGCGCCGTTATACGATTTGCTTGGACATGGCGAAAAAGTTCTGGATATTGACTGGTCGAAtccaaaatatattgtttCTGGAGGTGCCGATAACACTGTGCGTGTGTTCAAATCGAAAAAAGCCGATgtcgaaaatatggaaacaaagtaa